ACGGAGATGATCTTCGGCGGGACGTCCTCGGCGGCGGCCGTGACGAACACGGTGGCCTCGGCCAGCCCGTAGCCCGGCGCCTGCGCCCCCGGACGCAGCCCGGCCGGCGCGAGCGCGTCGGCGAACATCGACAGCGTCGACGTGCGGATCGGCTCCGCGCCGTTCAGGCAGGTCGTCAGCCCGGACAGGTCCAGATCGGCGATCTTCTCCGGCGCGGCCATGGAGGCGGCGTACTCGTAGGCGAAGTTCGGCCCGGCGGTGTAGACGTTCTTGCCGGGACGCCCGGCGATGAGCTGGAGCCACCGCATCGGGTTCATGATGAACGAGACCGGGTCGGTGTAGATGGCGTGGTCGCCGCGCACCAGCGGCAGCGCCATCGTCGCGATCAGCCCCATGTCGTGGAACAGCGGCAGCCAGCTCACCAGCTCGGGGTCCGGCTTCTCGGGCGCCCACCCGGCCCACAGCTGCGCGGCGTTCGCCGTCACGTTCCCGTGGGTGATCTCCACCCCGGCCGGACGTCGCGTCGATCCCGACGTGTACTGCAGGTAGGCGACGTCGTCGAACGCGATCGTCTCGTCCCGCCAGCGGTCCGCCAGGGCGAGGTCGACCTCCTCGGCGAACACGATCTCCTTCGGCTGCGGGACGTCGTGGTCGGCGAGGAACTTCTCCACGTGCGGCAGCGCGTTCCGCGTCGTGACGATCACCGCGGGCTCGGCGTCGGTGTAGGCGCCGATCAGCCGGTCGGCGTGCCCCGGCAGGTCGGGCGAGAACAGCGGAACCGCGATGACGTGCGAGTACAGGGCGCCCAGCATGGTCATCATGTATTCGAGCGTCTGCGGCAGCAGCAGCGCGGCGCGCTCCCCGGGCCCGGTGACCTGCCGGAGCGTCACCGCCATGGCGCGCGCCCGCCGGTCGGTCTCGGCCCAGCTCAGCGTGAGGTGCGCGCCGGCCGGGTCGGCCGAGTAGTCGACGAAGGTGTAGGCCGGGGCGTCCGGCTTCTCCCTCGCCCACCGCGCGGCCCGCTCGATCAGCGGGGTGCGGCCGGAGCCGCCGGGCAGGAGTTCGGGAAGCAGCGAGCCCAATGCCATTGATCATCTCCCGAGGGGACGGGCCGGACGGGGCCGTGGACGGTGCTGTGAGGGGGTCGCACTCCGCCGGCGAGGTGCGCCGCGCCTGCCGGACGACTCTGTCTGGAACGCCCCGGTGACCGGCGATGATCACAAGCTACCGGATGGTAGTCAGTGGGCGATATTAGCTGCCGGTCACATTCGCCGAAGCACGGTTTGTCATCCCCGTGACAAGAGGAAATGCCCATTCACACCTGGGCTCACGGCCGGTCACCGACCGTGCCCGGGGCTACCGGCCGGCGGAGAAGATCTGCTGCATGATGCCCCGGCGGTGCCGCCCCTGGTACGTCGTCTCCGGGTTCACCTCGTCCGGGAGTTCGGCGAGGTAGCGGCTCTCCGCGTCGATGAGCTGCTCCAGCTCGCCGCGGTCGAGGAAGACGCCCTTGCATCCCGGGCATTCCTCGATCACGACCCCGTGGCGTTCGTGGGTGTCGAGCCTGGAGTCGCACTTCGGGCACTGCAGCGTCGCGTCTGACATACCGGATCCCCTGTCCGTCACGCCCGCGTTTACCGTCGCCGGTCAGCATACTGACACCGGGCCCTTTTCGGGTCGATACCAGGACACTCACCCGCTGATTCGGATGCGGGACGGGGATGTGCGTCCGTTCGATTCGCCTTAGCCCCTTCGCCGGTGTCAGCCTGTTCTGTCCTGCTCTGCCCGGGACTCGGCGCGGCCGAGCGCCCCCCGGCGCCGCGCCGCCACGATGCAGGCCGCGCCCCACAACAGGCCGATCTCGGCCACCAGGGCCACGGCGACGACGACCGCCCAGTCCGTACCGTCGCCTTCCTCCGCACCGGCCGGGGACATCAGGCTCGTACGACTCGCATCGGCCACCGGCGGCAGGTTCGGAGGCCTCACCGGCGGCAGGACGACGGGCGCCGACGGCGTCGGCAGCGCCTGTCCGGGCGGAATCGGAGCAGCCCCGTCGCCCGGCTGCACGCCCCCACCCGGCGCCTGCGGCCCGTCCGCAGGAGGCCCGCCTCCCGACGGCAGACCGCCCCCGCCCGGGAGGCCGCCCCCGCCCGGCTGGCCCCCCGCCTTCGGCTCACCACCCTGGCCTGGCTTCGCACTCTCCGCCGGCTTCGCGCTCTCCCCCGGCTTGGCGCTC
The sequence above is a segment of the Actinomadura coerulea genome. Coding sequences within it:
- a CDS encoding fatty acyl-AMP ligase, producing MALGSLLPELLPGGSGRTPLIERAARWAREKPDAPAYTFVDYSADPAGAHLTLSWAETDRRARAMAVTLRQVTGPGERAALLLPQTLEYMMTMLGALYSHVIAVPLFSPDLPGHADRLIGAYTDAEPAVIVTTRNALPHVEKFLADHDVPQPKEIVFAEEVDLALADRWRDETIAFDDVAYLQYTSGSTRRPAGVEITHGNVTANAAQLWAGWAPEKPDPELVSWLPLFHDMGLIATMALPLVRGDHAIYTDPVSFIMNPMRWLQLIAGRPGKNVYTAGPNFAYEYAASMAAPEKIADLDLSGLTTCLNGAEPIRTSTLSMFADALAPAGLRPGAQAPGYGLAEATVFVTAAAEDVPPKIISVDREALTRGDLRLREDGAEGTTELVSCGRPCGQFVAIVDPEARVEQPDGRVGEIWVHGPNTAPGYWRNSERSQETFGGELSEPGDLPSGPWMKTGDYGVVHEGELYVTGRIKDLIIVDGRNHYPQDIEVTAQEAHPAVRPDHVAAFALTGEETERLVIVAERNRRVPLGRLDVDEVESAVRAAVNVEHEMSVHAFVLIEPGGVSRTSSGKIARAATRQRYLDGDLATTADRLATRR
- a CDS encoding zf-TFIIB domain-containing protein, which encodes MSDATLQCPKCDSRLDTHERHGVVIEECPGCKGVFLDRGELEQLIDAESRYLAELPDEVNPETTYQGRHRRGIMQQIFSAGR